DNA from Halobaculum sp. XH14:
CGGCGATTCCGAGCGGGACGAGCTGACCGCGGACCGGGCCGGCGTCGCGTTCGAGTGGGTCTGACGGGAGTCCGGGGCCGAGTTACCGGGTCCACCGGGCGTAAAAGTACACCGAGAGCGCCGTGAGGAACCAGATTACGGCACCGACGCGGACGGCGAACTCCGCGCGTGCTCCCCACGTCGGGAGGGTCGCGAACGTCGAGAGCCCGGTCACGACGGGCGCGCCGACGACGATGGTCACGACGAACGTCGTCTGCATGACCCAGGCGTAGTCGATCCCGTCGGGGTTCGTCGTCTCGACGCGCTGTGGCACGGATCGACGTTCGGGTCGCCGCGCTAAGTGGTGTCGGTTCGGAGCGTATGCCGGGACCAGTCCCCGAGAGACCGGGGTGGCGACGTTCCGGAACCGAGAGAGTTTATCACGTCACCCTCGAACACGCTCGCATGACCACGACGCGGACGGTCAGGGAGATGGCCGGCGAGGAGCCGATCACGATGCTCACGGCCTACGACGCGCCGACCGCCGAGGTGATAGAGGAAGCCGGCGTCGACGTGATCCTCGTCGGCGACAGCATGGGGAACGCCGTGCTCGGCTACGATTCGACCCTCCCCGTCACCGTCGATGAGGTTGCGAGTCGGACCGGCGCAGTCGCTCGCGCGACCGACGACGCGCTCGTCGTCGCCGACATGCCGTTCCTCTCGTTCGGCGTCGACGACGCCGAGAGCATCGAGAACGCCGGTCGGATGCTCAAGGAGGCGGATGCGGACGCTGTCAAGCTAGAGAGCGGGCCCCACACGGTCGAGTTGACGCGGCGGCTCACGGACCTCGGGATTCCCGTGATGGCACACCTCGGGTTGACTCCACAGCACGTCAATCAGCTCGGCGGATACACTCGGCAGGGGACCGAGCGCGACGCCGCCGAGGAGATCGTCGAGCTCGCACGTGACCACGAGGAAGCCGGCGCGTTCTCGCTCGTGCTCGAGCACGTCCCGTCGAACCTGGCCCGTCAGGTGACCGAGGCGCTCTCGATTCCCACGATCGGCATCGGTGCCGGACCGGACACCGACGGACAGGTGCTCGTCGTCACCGACGTGCTGGGTCTGGACGACTGGTCGCCGCCGTTTTCGAAGCAGTTCGGCGACGTGCGCGGGGAGATGCAGCGGGCCGTTTCCGAGTACAGACGAGCGGTCGAATCGGGAGAGTTTCCGGCCGAGGAGCACAGTCACGTCGAGCACGACGTCGACGACGTGTACTGAACCCGCTCGGTCCGCGGATGGGGGCGAACAGGTGGTTCCCGTCGATCGAGTCAGGGTCCCGAAGCGGTGAACCACGCGACTGCGGACGCTCCGGGGCGATCGGTCACGTCACACCGGCCGTGGTCCCGTTCCCGTATTTGAACGTTCGCCTCAGACGTCGTCGAGCCAGTCGGCCAGCGAGTCGTTGAACGCCTCCGGTCGTTCGAGCATGGCGAGGTGCGCGGCGTCCTTGAGGACGGCGAGCTCCCCGTTCGGGATCCGTTCGGCGAGATACTCGTGGTACGACAGCGGCGTCAGGTGGTCGTGTTCGCCAACGAGCGCCAGCGTGGGGACGTCGATCTCATCGAGCCGTTCGCGGACGTCGAACGTGTGGCAGGTCCGGAAGTCGCGTTCGACGACGGGGCGTCCGGTCTCGCGCATCGCCCGCCGCGAGAGGTCGAGGTGGCGCGCGTCGACGTCGTGGAAGAACCGGTCCTCCGCGTGAAGGAACTCGATCGCCCGGTCGAAATCGTCCGCGAGCCACGCGAGCAGGTCCTCGAGGACGGCGAGTTTGGCACCGGTCCCCGCGAGCACCAGTCCGTCGAGGTTGAGGTCGCGTTCGAGCGCCGCCCACATCGCCACCGCGCCGCCCAGCGAGTTGCCGACGAGAACGCTCGCGCCGGTCTCGTCCGCGATCGCGACGATGTCGTCGGCGTACGCCTCCAGCGCGTCCGGCCCCCCGGTCGCGCCCACGTCGTCGCTCTCCCCGTGGCCGCTGAGCTCCAGGGCCACGACGGGGTAGTCGTCGGCGAGCCTCGGCTGGGACTTCCAGACGTCGGCGGAACCGCCGCTCCCGTGAACGAACAGCAACCCGGGCCCGTCGCCCCCGCGGTCCGAGACCCGATACGCCGTCCCGCGACCGTGGTGCGTGACTCGGTTCATGGCCGTAGTCGGGGGCGCTGTTGCATAAAGCACGGTGCTCGTTTCCGCGTGAACCACAATTCCACCTTGGAACCCGCTGGACCACTACTGTACTGCGATTCGTTGGAGAAAGGCTTATATATTAATGCGTATTACCTTGAGTTAGGACATTCCATGAACCAGCCACAATACTCCGGCCGCGCCGAGCGGTTCGTTCGTCGGTACGACTACGACGATCGGACCGTCCTCGCGGCCGACACCGGCGCTGCCGACGACGCCCTCTCGGTCGACATCCTCGAGGAGACGGCGATCGTCGTCGTCGACCGTGACGGCGACGAGGAGGAGTTCGAACTCGACCTCCCCGGATCGGCCGCAACAGTTGACACCCAGAACGGCGTACTCACCATCACGATCCCCCAATGAAACTCACCGTCAAACCACTGAAGCAGAAGGACGCGGGCAGGCGGCTTGCGGCCATCGACCGCGTCGCGGCCGAGGAACTCGACCTCGCGGGAGGCGACTACATCCGGCTCGAAGGTGACTCGACGGCCATCGCGCGCGTCTGGCCGGGCTACCCCGAGGACGACGACACGGGCGTCGTCCGCATCGACGGCCAGCTTCGACAGGAGGCCGGCGCCGGGATCGACGACCGCGTGACCGTCGAGTCGGCGGACGTCGAACCCGCACAGCGCATCACCATCGCGCTGCCCCAGCAGTTCGGGATCCGCGGCAACGTCGGCTCGATCATCCGCGACAAGCTCTCGGGCCAGCCAGTCACGCAGGGCCAGACCATCCGGTTCCCGCTCGGGCTCGGACTGATGGGCGGCGGGTCGCAGGCCGTGCCGCTGAAGATCGCCTCGACCCAGCCGAGCGGGACGGTCGTCATCACCGACTCGACCGACGTGGACATCTCCGAGAAACCGGCAGAAGAGATCGCCGAGAGCGCCGCGACCGGCGCGGAGACGCCCGACGTCACCTACGAGGACATCGGCGGGCTCGACAACGAACTCGAGCAGGTCCGCGAGATGATCGAACTGCCGATGCGCCACCCGGAGCTGTTCAAGCGCCTCGGCATCGAACCGCCG
Protein-coding regions in this window:
- a CDS encoding DUF5822 domain-containing protein yields the protein MPQRVETTNPDGIDYAWVMQTTFVVTIVVGAPVVTGLSTFATLPTWGARAEFAVRVGAVIWFLTALSVYFYARWTR
- the panB gene encoding 3-methyl-2-oxobutanoate hydroxymethyltransferase, giving the protein MTTTRTVREMAGEEPITMLTAYDAPTAEVIEEAGVDVILVGDSMGNAVLGYDSTLPVTVDEVASRTGAVARATDDALVVADMPFLSFGVDDAESIENAGRMLKEADADAVKLESGPHTVELTRRLTDLGIPVMAHLGLTPQHVNQLGGYTRQGTERDAAEEIVELARDHEEAGAFSLVLEHVPSNLARQVTEALSIPTIGIGAGPDTDGQVLVVTDVLGLDDWSPPFSKQFGDVRGEMQRAVSEYRRAVESGEFPAEEHSHVEHDVDDVY
- a CDS encoding alpha/beta fold hydrolase, with translation MNRVTHHGRGTAYRVSDRGGDGPGLLFVHGSGGSADVWKSQPRLADDYPVVALELSGHGESDDVGATGGPDALEAYADDIVAIADETGASVLVGNSLGGAVAMWAALERDLNLDGLVLAGTGAKLAVLEDLLAWLADDFDRAIEFLHAEDRFFHDVDARHLDLSRRAMRETGRPVVERDFRTCHTFDVRERLDEIDVPTLALVGEHDHLTPLSYHEYLAERIPNGELAVLKDAAHLAMLERPEAFNDSLADWLDDV
- a CDS encoding DUF7127 family protein gives rise to the protein MNQPQYSGRAERFVRRYDYDDRTVLAADTGAADDALSVDILEETAIVVVDRDGDEEEFELDLPGSAATVDTQNGVLTITIPQ